In Saccopteryx bilineata isolate mSacBil1 chromosome X, mSacBil1_pri_phased_curated, whole genome shotgun sequence, the genomic window GCAACCCTTGCTAAACCCAAACTTGACACTGTGACTGACAACTCTAGCTAGAGCCTGGCTTAATGTTCCATTGAGTTGGCAAAGCCTACTTGTGCTAAAGTCTGTCTGCACAGCCTGTGTTTATTAAAACCCACTTAATGTCTACAGGTCCTACCCAGAGATATTGAAGACAACAGAGATTCTAACGCCATTGATAAACAACTTTGATTTCTCCACTTGGAGTATGGTTCCTAAATGCTTGCCCCGTTATCAATTTCACATAGTTTCTCAGCATAAGTTTATGTACTATAATGCAAAGTTATTACCCTCTTGAGTTTGAAACAAGTTGAGTAATAGGTACAAGAATCAGCAAGGGAACAATATGTTAGTTGTACTTTCAGTACAGTTAGAATTGAAAATGCATCTTGGACAGGATACAAAAATGAGATTCCCATTATGCCCCCAATTACACTCTTGAAGCCACCTAGGGGAAAGAGTTGAAGTTGCAAAGAAACTTACCCGGCCAGTCAGTCATACCAAATATCTCAGGAAGCTTCATTGTTCAATGAGTGCAGAGTCCAAGAGCCCAAAAGAATGAGGTAACAGGTGTTCAGCTACATTTAACCTATTAACACCGCTCAAGATAAAAGTATGGGCCAATGAATGTCAGACTTTAGGCTTCTCACTAATTAGATAAATCAATCATTCTCCTGTGGGAAGGAACCTGTAAAAAGGTTGGAGAGAAGGGCAAAAGTTTTCTTCGAAAAATGTCTGAAAGAGTGgaagttccttttttttattcttggccAGGCAAACGCGTGCAGAAAGGGTTCTTAcaaattagaaagcaatcaagacTTTCTGTGTGCACAGATTTTACAAATAGTCTCATATATCTGGCAAATTTCAAGATGAAACCTAAGATGTTTTTACCaaatcatagacatagatatgGAAATCATCATCAAACTTGATGAAGTACACAGAGGGTTTTGCTTCTACCTGATGAATGACCATGCCAGTTCTCTTGGAGCCATCGTCTTTGGCATATTCCACCTGTTTGCCTACTAGGCTGTCTATGACTTCTCCTGGCTCCCTCTCTGCAGGAGAAGAATCATTAGAATCAGGAAGGATGCGTAGGTCACCGTCTTTATAATCATCTAAGAGCTGGTACATATATAATACAGGATCTTTCTCATAGGTAATATAAAACCATGTTTTCATGACAGGTGCCTGAGCTAAGACCATCCCCTTCCATTCATTTTTGGTACCTTCCTCTGTCTCAAAAATATGTTCCACTGCTTTGCCAATCATAATTTCTGTTAAGTGTGTATCACTGATTCTAGATGATGCAACTCTATTAGGAAAGACTTCAAGTGATGACACTCTTTCATCTCTGTGCAgttccaatccataaacacagTCAAATCCATcgtatttgataagatacaaagAGGGATTTACAGGTACCTGATCCAGAACGGTTCCCTTCCACTGTGTTAGAGGTTCATCTCCGTCTTTCCATCCGTGCCGAATTCTGCAGCCCACGATGTTCCTCCGAGGTTGAGAGGGGTGTCTGCTCCTATGCTTCTTGTGTGCAGCCTTTCTTTTCATCACGGTAACGGGCACACTGGCATGCCTTGAGCCTGTTCTGGACCGCTGCCCTGAAGCCGCCTTTCCGAATGGGGTCTTCATGCCTGAGAGGAGCACACAGTAGCAAGGaagaccaagaaagaaaattaagaaaaaataaattcaatgcatGACACGGTGAGCTTTCTCTCCTAATTAGTGCACTCTGTGCACCCACGCCTAAGTTTTTTCCCGAAAACTAAACAGGAAAGCTGAAAATCAAGGCATCCTGGCTCGTGCCTGCAGTAACCTTCTTCCCCAGTTCATTCAAACTACGCTAGAGCAAGGGAGTTTAGGTTGGGGTCAAATAAATTGGGGGTACCCCCTATTTCTCCCGCCCGGCTTCCATCACTATCCATGCCAGGTGGCACAGGCTCCCCGCATACGGGGATCGCCGGCCTCACTTGCCCAAATCCGGTACTTCTCTGCTGCCTTCGCTTGAGCCTGAGGGAGAAAGAGGATCAGCAGATGCCAAGAGGGGAGCTTGCAAAAGCTGGTTGGGGAGGATCCGAAGACGAGCAGCGTGTCTGGGACTGGGGCCTGGAAGCCGAAGAGGATGGCGACTGCGTCTCCAATACTGTGCTCGCgggccctctgcctcccagtctgcaGCAGAGGCCCCAGTGCCACATCGGGATCCCACCAGCCGCTAATGCTGCAGcagtctcctccctctttccGTAGCGCAGCTTCCTGCCAGGAGAGAGGCCTCCCCTTCCTGTCAAACGACTTTCGCCCCCTTCACgcaactctcactctctcttccatCCTGGGCTTGGAAGCACTTCTTGGCTCCCGGGCCCGCCCCTTTCCAAAATCAAGCCCAGCCTAGTCCACAATCTTTCTCCCAGTTCAGAGCCCCGGGCTCCTCAACCTACCCATCTCACCCACCACGGAGCTTCTGCTCCATCTGCTTTCCATCTTCTAGGAATTCGCCCTTTCCTTTATCCCGTGCTTTTCTGCAGTTATTCTTTATATACAGACACCCGCCTTTCGTCATTTAAAGTGATTTGTGGTAGGATAGAAATGCACTAGTGCTCAGTGTGCTGTCTTGACCCAGTCTCTAGGTTATTTTTACTGATTGGTCATTTCTGGACTTTATCCATTGAGGATATTATTTTTcccgtttctctttctctctctcaatgacattaagaaaataatcaagtgTAAGCTCACTTCCCGTTCCCCACacctcagcaaaatattaacaCTTTCCATTGCCTTTTTAATAATCTTGTACAAAGCTGGAATAATTCTGCATATGTATTTTCATGTTGTGCCCTTTACCATATAGAATAGACATTTGCTCCATTTATTAAGTATTGtctgaaacatttttttgtaGTAGCTTCATTAAATGCAGCGGAaggatatttttataatttaattattttcatgaaTCTTcagatgtttacatttttaaacaaaagcttATAAATGACTCACACGAATTATTTCTGTGTCCTCTTGAACAAAATAATCTAAACACAAATCTATAATCAAAACAATTACTATAATTATAATAGAAATTTAGTACTTCAACATTGTGAGATTATAAATCTATGGAAAATGACTTATTTTAGAAGTGATTAGACCATTTTTTCTCATTAGAGCCGTCTTACTGAGAGTgagatagtatctcattgtagctttaattttcatttccctgatgactagtactgataagcatcttttcatatgtttgacatttgcatatcttctttggaaaaatgtctactgaagttctttcttcatttttaaattgtattgtctGTCTTTTGATGTTGTGttgtgttctttataaattctggatgTGAGGTCCTTATTGGAtacatgatttgaaaatattttctcccttttagattgtctttttactttcttgacaGTGTTCTTGATGcatgaaagttttatattttgatgaaatccaattatgtatttgttttatttcttgtgcTTCTGATGTCCTTGCTAAGACAacattgccaaatccaaggtcATAAATATCTACtcctgtgtatttttttcttgactttctaGAGATAAAGACACATAGAGtgagagaaacagtgatttgttgttttactttttcatcactggttgattcttgtatgtgccttgaccagagattgaatgcacaacctcagcatgttgagACAAGGTTGCAACTAGattagccacctggccagggacattcctatatatttttaagtgattttagcttttatatttatgtctttaatctatttttaataattattatgctTGGTGTGATGAAGGGGATTTGTGCATGGATATCCAGTTGTCTCAGAAACTTTGTTGAAGACACAATTTTTAGCCCATTTATGTGTCTCAAAAATCAACTGACCATAGctatatgggtttatttctggactttgaaTTCTATCCCacttgtatgtatgtattatatacatatataattcttCTAGTACCACGCTTTTTTTTGTAGTTGTGTATTAAGTTCTGAATTCAGGAAGCAAAAGTCCTTCAAAAATGTTGTTTTTCAGTATTGTTTTCGCTGATCATGGTTCCTTTCAActtcatatgaattttaagattgATTTTCCCTTTTCAGAGAAAAAAggccatttaaatttttataaaggtgTGCTGAATTTATAGATCAATTTGGGAAGTGTTGTCATTTCAGCAATATTGAGTTTTCCAATGTACAAGCATAAGTTGTTCCATGAACATGagatatttttcagtttatatagGTCTCCTTTAAATTCTTTCAGCAATGTTATGTAGGTTgggttaaatacatttttaaattattttattcattttgatgttattataaatggaattgttttattaattacttttttattgagaAGGGGATCATGCAGTGCCAGTGTGTAGAAATACAGTGATTTTTGGTATAGATATTGTATCTTGAAACTTGGCTGGATTCTTTAACAGTTCTAATAGTTGCTCATGgattttttaagattctttttctaATATGTAAGAGCATGGCACTGgctaatagaaattattttagatatatgtattttttaatttgaataccttttattcatttttcatgaCTAATCTAACTGGCTAGAACTACTgatacaatgttgaatagaaatggtGAGAGAGAGGTAATATCATTGTTGTCCTCTTAATTGTTGGGGTGGATTAAAACTTTCACAGTTAAATATGAAATTAACTGcacttttcatatgtgtcttttaCCATATTTAGAAAGTTCTCATATATTCCTAGTTTGTTAACTGCTTTTTTatcatcaaatgccttttttttatcaattgagatgatcatgtgtgCTTTAAACAACATTATTGagatacagttgacatacaaaatTTGTACATATTAAGGGTGTGCAacttgatatatgtatatgtcaacatatatcaatatatagctATATTTGTCAAGATATGTATAATGAAAAGGTCATCACAATCAAGctaaataacttatttattaCATCTACATACTTACCTGTGTcctgtgtatgtgcatgtatgtatgtgtatcttGCAggtgtttttcctttccttcaagCTACTGGATGTACTACATTCActgattttcttaaatttttaattgggGTAAAATAGACATAACATAACATTTACCAGTTTAACCAATTTTATGGGTATAACTCATTGGCATTAGTACATTCACATTCTTTGTATTATTACC contains:
- the SPIN3 gene encoding spindlin-3; this encodes MKTPFGKAASGQRSRTGSRHASVPVTVMKRKAAHKKHRSRHPSQPRRNIVGCRIRHGWKDGDEPLTQWKGTVLDQVPVNPSLYLIKYDGFDCVYGLELHRDERVSSLEVFPNRVASSRISDTHLTEIMIGKAVEHIFETEEGTKNEWKGMVLAQAPVMKTWFYITYEKDPVLYMYQLLDDYKDGDLRILPDSNDSSPAEREPGEVIDSLVGKQVEYAKDDGSKRTGMVIHQVEAKPSVYFIKFDDDFHIYVYDLVKTS